The DNA window CCATAGTACCGCGTGCGTTGGTCATAATGACCCCATCGCGCATGGCATTGGTGGATTCCTGTATGCGATCTATTCGTGCCCTCAGCCTGTCGAGGGTTTGCAGGTGATTCTGGTTGAGTTTATGCAGTTTTTCAAAAAGAATGCCCCAGATGCCGATGCTTTGAGGCGCTTCGGTTGTGTCATTCGGGGCCGCCAGCCATTGTGCCAGGCGATGAATCTGATAAAGATTCCAGAGCATATAGGCTCCGAGGCCTGAGATCAGCCCGTAAAGCGGATATCCAAGGTACAAACCAGCAAGGGTTGTGCCTGCGAGACTGGCAAGCGTGTAGCGCAGATGGCGCGACCAGTTATGCTGCATTAACGGCTACCCTGTATTGCTTTTGCGGTTTGTACCGGCCTTATCAGGCAGGCTGGATAGAGAAACGGTAACCGGCGCCTCTGACTGTCTGGATAAGATAGTCGTGGTGTTCACCCAGAGCCTTGCGCAGCCGCCGGATGTGCACATCAACGGTTCGCTCTTCAACGTAAACATTGCCACCCCACACCTGGTCCAGAAGCTGGGAGCGTGTATACACTCGTTCCTGATGCGTCATGAAAAACTGCAGTAAACGATACTCTGTAGGCCCGATGTTAAGCGAGCTATTGTTTGCAGTGACACGGTGGCTTGAGGGGTCCAGTGTCAGACCGTCAACTTCGATGGGGCTGTCGATACCAGGAGGTGTTGCCCGGCGGAGCACTGCTTTGAGCCGTGCGACCAGTTCTCTGGGGCTGAAGGGTTTGGTGATGTAATCGTCAGCACCGACTTCCAGGCCGCGGATTTTGTTGTCTTCCTCAACTTTGGCGGTCAGCATGATAATGGGGATGTTTGTTGTGGTCTCTTCTTTTTTCAGGCGCCTTGCGAGCTCTATGCCGCTGCTGCCCGGAAGCATCCAGTCCAGTAAAATGATATCCGGTTGTCTGTCAATAATCAGGGCATGGGCTTCACGGGCATCTGCGGCTTCCATGCAATCGTAATCGGCCATTTCCAGTGCGACTGCGATCATTTCGCGGATCGCGGGTTCATCGTCGACGATCAGGACGGTTTTTCCAGACATAATCTATAACCTGTTTCAGACCTTGATTTATTGCTGACCTATTACAACGTCCCAATGTTACAACTATGTGACAAGGTTAGCCCATTCTGGCGCGGGCTCCGCAAAGCGGCTTTCTCAGGAAAGGAAGAGGTCGATAGCCAGGCCTGTAAAAACAGAAAAACCGGCCCAGTTGTTATTCAGAAATGCCTTGAAACAGCCATCGCGGTCGCGATCTTTGGCCAGAAACTGCTGGTAGATGAACAGGCAGGCCATGGCCAGCAGCCCGAGATAGTAAAAGGTGCCCAGTTCGCTGCGGTGTCCAACGATGACGAGTATGAATATCACCATGGCCTGGAGCACGCCGATGATCGTACGGTCGGCCTCACCGAAGAGGATGGCGGTAGACTTGATGCCTACTTTGATGTCGTCATCGCGATCAACCATGGCATAAAACGTATCGTAGGCAACCGTCCAGAGAACGTTGGCGGTAAAGAGTAGCCAGGTAATCTGACTGAGTTCGCCGGCCTGGGCGGCCCATGCCATGGGGATCGCCCAGGAAAATGCGGCGCCAAGAAACAGTTGGGGCATGTGGGTGTAGCGCTTGGTGAACGGGTAGATAAAAGCCAGTGCGGCTCCGGCGAAGGACAGATAGAGCGTGAGGGTGTTAGTAAACAGCACCACCATCAAAAACGAGATAACACATAGTCCACCGAAAAGTGCGACAGCCTCCCGGGGCTTTATCCTGCCGGTTGTCAGCGGCCGGTCTTTGGTGCGCTCGACATGTTTATCCCAGTCACGGTCTGCAAAATCGTTGATGGCGCAGCCGGCGGCGCGCATGAAAAATACACCCAGAGTAAAGACAAGGATATTGCCGATGTCCGGGCTGCCTTCCCCTGCAAGCCACAGAGCCCAGTATGTGGGCCAGAGCAGGAGCAGCGAGCCAATAGGGCGATTGATACGCAGCAACTGTGCGTAGTCGGCAAGGCGACTCCGTATGTGTTCTGGCACAGCATCAGGCAACATGGATATATCCGTTTGGGGTGTTTTGAAAAGAGTGTCTGAAAAATCAAAGTATAAAGATTATAGCCAGTGCATGGGCACGGGTGAAAGTCAGAGTGTTTTGCTGTGGTTTGTCAGTTCGGGTCGTAAAGAACCGGCAGCAGGTATTCGCCCACAAGCAGGGCGCTCTTTTTGTTGCTGAACAGGGAGCGGCGCGCAATTTCAGGAGCCCGGGATGGCGATGAGCGGAGATTCAGGCGGTTGCAGAGCCCTGTTTCAATCGGCCCGCGTTGCCATTCTCGGCAACTGAACAGATAGGCTCCCAGCGGTTTGCTACCAAGGTGAATAAGGCGCCGGTCTGCACCTGACAGGCAGGCAAGGGGAATAACCGTGCGCGCGAGAACCCAGGGCTTCCCGTCTCCACACAGACGTACCTCGCGGATCCATGCCTTTTGGCGCAGAGGGATTCTGAGGCGCCGGGCTTCTTCAAGAGTAGGTGCAGCGTAGCCTTCCCGCTGAACTTCCACGTGAAACGCGCTTGCGCACTGCTTTTGCAGAGCCCGGGTAAAGGAGCCCTTTACCTGCAGCCATTGCCGGGCCGGGCCATGGACATCCGGATTGCGAAGCCCGGCTGCGGCGAGAGACTGATACCAATCTGTTGGTGGAATAATCAGATTGGTGCTGTCTGCGCAGATACCGATATCAGAGACCTTTGACGGCATAGATTCCGGGAGCGTTACGCCAGTAGCCTTTGTAGTCCATGCCGTAACCGAAGAGAAAGCGGTCTTCTACATCCAGTCCGGTGAAATCGGCTTTCAGGCCCGGACGGGCCTTGCGGTCATGCTGTTTGTCTACCAGTACCGCAGTCAGAACCTGCTTCGCGCCATGGGCCTGGCAGTAGTCAGCAATGGCGCACAGGGTGGTGCCTTCATCAAGGATGTCGTCAATAATCAGTACAATGCGATCTTTCATGTCAGCTTCAGGCTGAAGCTTCCATTCAAGAATGCCGCCGGTGGTTTCCTGGCGGTAGCGCGTTGCATGAAGGTATTCCGCCTGAACCGGAAACCTGAGCTGAGGCAGTAGTTGGCCGGTAAAGATCAGCCCGCCGTTCATTACACAAAACAGCAGAGGATTACTGTCTTTGAGGCGGCCGGTAATGTCGTCGGCCAGAGCACGAATAGCAGCCTGTACCTGTTGCTCACCAACCAGGCAATCTGCTTCTGCCATAACCTGGTTCATTTCGGCGACGGTATCGCTCATAACGGTCGGTCCTGTCGTAAAACCGGCGATTATACCGGAGAGGGACTGTGGAGGGGAGGGGGGGTAGCCCCGACAATTGACAGAAAAAGCCAGGTGGATGCGTCTGTGCCGGAATTGGTCAATCCGGATGCTCCGGGTATTATGGCGTGGCGAGGCTTGAAAATTATTCTGTAAGGTGGATTTTGCGGTTTGCCGGAGTAACAAAAGCACTTGCTTAAAGCATATTGTTCGACAATTACCGTAGCAGCCACAGGCGTGTGGTGGAGAGATTGTATATGAAGAAGTGGCAGTGCGTGGTGTGTGGTCTGGTTTATGATGAAGCGGAAGGCTGGCCCGAAGATGGCATTGAGCCGGGTACAGTGTGGGATGATGTGCCCGAAGACTGGGTCTGCCCCGATTGTGGCGTAGGCAAAGAAGATTTTGAAATGATTGAGATCGGCTGAACCCGAGCGGAGTATCGTTATGACAGAGCAGGCCCCCATAGTTATTATCGGAACCGGTTTGGCGGGATATTCTCTGGCCCGGGAAATTCGCAAGCAGGATAAGGAAATCCCGGTTGTGATGGTGACTGCTGATGATGGTGTCAGCTACTCCAAGCCGATGCTGTCCACCGGTTTTACTAAAGGCAAGGATGCAGACGGATTGGCCCAGGCTGCTACTGAAGCTATGGCAGGGCAACTTGGTCTTGAGCTCCGGACCTTTACGACGGTGACTGGCATAGACACGGAAGGTCACAGGGTTTTGCTGGGCGATGAGAGCCTGTCATATAGCAAACTGGTGCTTGCCTGGGGAGCGGGGGTTATTCGTCTGACCATACCGGGTAGTGGCCAGGAGCGTATATTCCCGATCAATGATCTTGCAGATTACCGTGCTTTCCGTAAAGCGCTGAACCCGGATAGTCGTGTGGCTATTATGGGCGCAGGACTTATTGGTTGTGAATTTGCGAACGATTTGCGTAATGGTGGCTATGAGGTGGATGTGATCGCACCTTCCGATGCTGTCATGCCGAGCTTGCTGCCGCCATCTGCTGCCGGTGCAGTTCAGGCAGAACTCGAATCGCTGGGTGTGCGCTTTCATCTGGAAACCGTGGTTGAGCGGATTGAGGCGGCAGAACCGGGTGTAACCCTGTTTCTGGCCAATGGTGATCAATTGCAGGCGGATCTGGTGATTTCCGCTGTGGGGCTGCGGCCCCGCACGGCATTGGCGCAGGCTGCCGGAATCGACACGGGCCGTGGAGTCACGGTGAACCGGGCTCTGGAAACCTCGGCTCCGGATGTCTATGCACTGGGCGATTGCGCGGAAGTGGACGGCCATGTACTGCTTTACGTACTGCCTCTGATGGCCTGCGCCCGTGCACTGGCAAAAACCCTCACAGGTGAGCGCACAGAAGTGAGCTATGGCACCATGCCGGTGATGATCAAGACACCTTGCTGCCCGGCGGCAGTCTGCCCGCCGCCATCAGATGTTGAAGGCAACTGGGAAGCCGAGATGGACGGCACCAGTGTAAAAGCCCTGTTCAAAAACGCGGAAGGCGATGTATTGGGCTTTGCGGTAACCGGCCGCTTTGCGCTGGAGAAACAGGCTTTGTCCAGGGTTGTACCACCCATTCATTCATGAGCAAGCTGCTCTCGCAGGCGCTTCACGTTGCGAAAATACCCCGCTTGGGGTAGAAACCCCGTCGTATGCTAACGAATCAACAGGAGCAGGCATGCTTGAAATTACAAAAAAACTGGTGGAGTTGCTGTATCTCTCCCCGACTGGAGAGGATCACTATCGCGGCGACAGCCAGGACCTTGGGTTTCCTCATGTATTTGGAGGACAGGTTCTGGGGCAGGCGCTGATGGCTGCCAGTCATACCGTTGAAGGGCGCCTCTGCCATTCCATGCACGCTTATTTTCTGCGCCCGGGCAACCAGCATATGCCTATCGATTATGAGGTTCAGCGGGTGCGTGATGGCAGGAGTTTTGCGGTTCGCCGTGTCATTGCCCGC is part of the Marinobacter sp. ANT_B65 genome and encodes:
- the phoB gene encoding phosphate regulon transcriptional regulator PhoB — translated: MSGKTVLIVDDEPAIREMIAVALEMADYDCMEAADAREAHALIIDRQPDIILLDWMLPGSSGIELARRLKKEETTTNIPIIMLTAKVEEDNKIRGLEVGADDYITKPFSPRELVARLKAVLRRATPPGIDSPIEVDGLTLDPSSHRVTANNSSLNIGPTEYRLLQFFMTHQERVYTRSQLLDQVWGGNVYVEERTVDVHIRRLRKALGEHHDYLIQTVRGAGYRFSIQPA
- the ubiA gene encoding 4-hydroxybenzoate octaprenyltransferase, whose translation is MLPDAVPEHIRSRLADYAQLLRINRPIGSLLLLWPTYWALWLAGEGSPDIGNILVFTLGVFFMRAAGCAINDFADRDWDKHVERTKDRPLTTGRIKPREAVALFGGLCVISFLMVVLFTNTLTLYLSFAGAALAFIYPFTKRYTHMPQLFLGAAFSWAIPMAWAAQAGELSQITWLLFTANVLWTVAYDTFYAMVDRDDDIKVGIKSTAILFGEADRTIIGVLQAMVIFILVIVGHRSELGTFYYLGLLAMACLFIYQQFLAKDRDRDGCFKAFLNNNWAGFSVFTGLAIDLFLS
- a CDS encoding chorismate--pyruvate lyase family protein, with product MPSKVSDIGICADSTNLIIPPTDWYQSLAAAGLRNPDVHGPARQWLQVKGSFTRALQKQCASAFHVEVQREGYAAPTLEEARRLRIPLRQKAWIREVRLCGDGKPWVLARTVIPLACLSGADRRLIHLGSKPLGAYLFSCREWQRGPIETGLCNRLNLRSSPSRAPEIARRSLFSNKKSALLVGEYLLPVLYDPN
- a CDS encoding hypoxanthine-guanine phosphoribosyltransferase — translated: MSDTVAEMNQVMAEADCLVGEQQVQAAIRALADDITGRLKDSNPLLFCVMNGGLIFTGQLLPQLRFPVQAEYLHATRYRQETTGGILEWKLQPEADMKDRIVLIIDDILDEGTTLCAIADYCQAHGAKQVLTAVLVDKQHDRKARPGLKADFTGLDVEDRFLFGYGMDYKGYWRNAPGIYAVKGL
- a CDS encoding rubredoxin; amino-acid sequence: MKKWQCVVCGLVYDEAEGWPEDGIEPGTVWDDVPEDWVCPDCGVGKEDFEMIEIG
- a CDS encoding NAD(P)/FAD-dependent oxidoreductase — encoded protein: MTEQAPIVIIGTGLAGYSLAREIRKQDKEIPVVMVTADDGVSYSKPMLSTGFTKGKDADGLAQAATEAMAGQLGLELRTFTTVTGIDTEGHRVLLGDESLSYSKLVLAWGAGVIRLTIPGSGQERIFPINDLADYRAFRKALNPDSRVAIMGAGLIGCEFANDLRNGGYEVDVIAPSDAVMPSLLPPSAAGAVQAELESLGVRFHLETVVERIEAAEPGVTLFLANGDQLQADLVISAVGLRPRTALAQAAGIDTGRGVTVNRALETSAPDVYALGDCAEVDGHVLLYVLPLMACARALAKTLTGERTEVSYGTMPVMIKTPCCPAAVCPPPSDVEGNWEAEMDGTSVKALFKNAEGDVLGFAVTGRFALEKQALSRVVPPIHS